The following are encoded in a window of Solidesulfovibrio magneticus RS-1 genomic DNA:
- a CDS encoding tRNA1(Val) (adenine(37)-N6)-methyltransferase: MPEYEDDAVQAAREAFPRGLAQPEGGFRFGSDALLLAAFAASLAAGPRTADLGTGCGAAGLGCLLAGADPAATCLGLDRDPDMVRAAGQNAARLGLAERFTALAVDLRGIREDARCLPESCDLVICNPPYRDPASGRRPSGPAREAARFETDGDMTDFAAAGSYLLANKGLFACIHLAERLPLVFAALADKRLVVKRVLPVSPRAGAPARLVLVAARKNGGPGMILDAPLALYAGVGTQTRLTETALAFCPFLACNAGPSGEF; this comes from the coding sequence ATGCCGGAATATGAGGATGACGCCGTGCAGGCCGCGCGCGAGGCCTTCCCGCGCGGGCTGGCCCAGCCCGAAGGGGGCTTTCGTTTCGGTTCCGACGCCCTGCTCCTGGCTGCCTTTGCCGCGAGTCTGGCCGCCGGCCCCCGGACGGCCGATCTCGGCACGGGCTGCGGCGCGGCTGGTCTTGGCTGTCTGCTGGCCGGGGCCGATCCGGCCGCGACCTGCCTGGGGTTGGACCGCGACCCGGACATGGTCCGGGCCGCCGGCCAAAACGCCGCGCGCCTTGGCTTGGCCGAGCGCTTCACGGCCCTGGCCGTGGACCTGCGCGGTATCCGTGAAGATGCCCGCTGCCTGCCGGAATCGTGCGATCTGGTCATTTGCAATCCACCGTACCGCGACCCGGCCTCGGGCCGCCGGCCTTCCGGCCCGGCCCGGGAGGCCGCCCGCTTCGAAACGGACGGCGACATGACCGATTTCGCCGCCGCCGGCAGCTATCTGTTGGCCAACAAAGGCCTCTTCGCCTGCATCCATCTGGCCGAGCGCCTGCCCCTGGTCTTTGCCGCCCTGGCGGACAAGCGGCTTGTGGTCAAGCGCGTGCTGCCCGTTTCGCCGCGCGCCGGCGCGCCGGCCAGGCTAGTGCTGGTGGCCGCCCGCAAAAACGGCGGTCCGGGCATGATCCTGGACGCGCCCCTGGCCCTCTACGCCGGAGTCGGGACGCAAACCCGCCTCACCGAAACCGCCCTGGCCTTTTGCCCCTTCCTGGCCTGCAATGCTGGACCGTCCGGCGAGTTCTGA
- a CDS encoding TerC family protein, whose amino-acid sequence MALFTAENLIAFLTLSALEIVLGIDNIVFIAIISNALPAEVQSKARKIGLLLAMGTRILLLLGITWVMGLVAPLFTVLGHVVTGRDVVLLAGGLFLIAKSTFEIHEKIEPAHEDEKRAAKVRGFAAAVTQIAILDIVFSLDSVITAVGMSGEIVVMVAAVIAAVLVMMLFADAISHFVSRHPTVQMLALSFLILIGVFLVAEGLGRHIDRGYIYFAMAFSLLVELLNMRAKKASQKEEGRVPPAAGRS is encoded by the coding sequence ATGGCCCTTTTCACCGCGGAAAACCTCATCGCTTTCCTGACGCTGTCCGCTCTGGAAATCGTCCTTGGCATCGACAACATCGTCTTTATCGCCATCATCTCCAACGCCCTGCCGGCCGAGGTCCAGTCCAAGGCCCGCAAGATCGGCCTGCTGCTGGCCATGGGCACCCGCATCCTGCTGCTGCTCGGCATCACCTGGGTCATGGGCCTGGTCGCGCCGCTTTTCACCGTCCTTGGCCACGTGGTCACCGGCCGCGACGTCGTGTTGCTGGCCGGGGGCCTGTTTCTTATCGCCAAGTCCACTTTCGAGATTCACGAAAAGATCGAGCCGGCCCATGAGGACGAAAAGCGCGCCGCGAAAGTGCGCGGTTTCGCCGCCGCCGTGACCCAGATCGCCATCCTCGACATCGTCTTTTCACTCGATTCCGTCATCACCGCCGTGGGCATGTCCGGCGAAATCGTGGTCATGGTGGCGGCCGTCATCGCCGCTGTCCTGGTCATGATGCTTTTCGCCGACGCCATCAGCCACTTCGTGTCGCGCCACCCCACGGTGCAGATGCTGGCCCTGTCGTTTCTCATCCTCATCGGCGTGTTCCTGGTGGCCGAGGGCCTGGGCCGCCACATAGACCGGGGCTACATCTACTTCGCCATGGCCTTCTCCCTGCTGGTCGAACTCCTCAACATGCGGGCCAAAAAGGCCAGCCAAAAGGAAGAGGGAAGAGTGCCTCCGGCGGCCGGGAGGAGCTAA